The genomic region GGATCTCCCGGGGCGGTCCGACGGCCACCACCGCGCCATCGCGCATCGCGACCAGGTGGTCGGCGTAGCGGGCGGCCTGGTTGAGGTCGTGCAGCACGGCGACCACTGTGCGTCCGCGCTCGACGCGCAGCCGGTGCAGCAGGTCCAGCACCTCGACCTGGTGTGCCAGGTCGAGGAAGGTGGTGGGTTCGTCCAGCAGGAGGGCGTCGGTGTCCTGGGCGAGTGTCATGGCGATCCAGACCCGCTGCCGCTGGCCGCCGGAGAGGCTGTCCACCGGGCGGTCCGCGAGGTCCGCCACGTCGGCCAGGGCCATCGCCTCGTCGACCGCCGCGCCGTCCTCCGACGACCACTGCCGCCACCACCGCTGGTACGGCTGCCGGCCCCGCCCGACCAGGTCGGCAACCGTGACGCCCTCGGGCACGAGTGGGCTCTGCGGCAGCACACCGAGCCGGCGGGCGACCTCCCGGGTCGGTAGGTCGCGGATCGCCGTGCCGTCCAGCAGCACCGCGCCGCGCCGCGGGGTGAGCAGCCGGGCCATTGTGCGCAGCAGGGTGGACTTGCCGCACGCGTTGGGCCCGACGATGACGGTGAAGGCGTCGGTGGGCAGGTCCAGGTTGAGCCCGTCGAGCACGGTCCGCTCGTCGTAGCCTGCGACCAGGTCGCGGGTGGAGAGCATCGCACCACTCCTTCGAGGCGTCACGGTCTGTTGCGGCGTCACGGTGCCGTGCGACGTCACGGTGCTGTGCGGCGGGCTGGGCGACGTCACGACGGCCGCCGCCGTCCGCGCAGCAGTAGGAAGATCAGGTACGGACCGCCGATCGCGGCGGTCAGCACACCGGCGGGCAGTTGGGTGGGCGCGAACAGCCGCCGGCCGGCGAGGTCCGCGAGCACCAGCAGCAGCGCGCCGAGCAGAGCGGCGCAGACCAGCGGCGGCCGTTCGGCGCGTACCAGCCGGCGGGCCAGTTGGGGGGCGACGAGCGCCACGAAGTCGACGGCGCCGACCTGGGCGGTGACCATCGCGGCGACGAGCACGCCGGTGCTGGCGAGACCGATCCGGCGGGCCACCGGCCGCAGCCCGACGCCTCGTGCGGTGTCGTCGTCCAGGGCGGTGCTGTTGAGCGCCCAGCCGGCCCAGGCCAGCACGGGCAGCAGCACCAGCAGGGTGCCGGCGATCCAGGCGGCCTCGGTCCAGCCCTTGCCGGCAAGGGTGCCGATCAGCCAGATCTGCGCGCGCAACCCG from Micromonospora profundi harbors:
- a CDS encoding ABC transporter ATP-binding protein, giving the protein MLSTRDLVAGYDERTVLDGLNLDLPTDAFTVIVGPNACGKSTLLRTMARLLTPRRGAVLLDGTAIRDLPTREVARRLGVLPQSPLVPEGVTVADLVGRGRQPYQRWWRQWSSEDGAAVDEAMALADVADLADRPVDSLSGGQRQRVWIAMTLAQDTDALLLDEPTTFLDLAHQVEVLDLLHRLRVERGRTVVAVLHDLNQAARYADHLVAMRDGAVVAVGPPREILTADLVRDVFGLACVVVPCPVTGAPLVVPAHTGGTAPAAAPPARSTAAPSAASAVAGDPDLSDASTTDARPAGDAVKPLAISHPSKGL